A section of the Trichomycterus rosablanca isolate fTriRos1 chromosome 6, fTriRos1.hap1, whole genome shotgun sequence genome encodes:
- the LOC134316523 gene encoding uncharacterized protein LOC134316523: MRAAVISKEVPTVDWDTFAVRVYTSESFQAARSKLPRAEIVSDLQTAEEDNVPAVKKRIRRINRRFLESDSESEGEKKAYKPPAKRARPHFAEAPQVTPPDMNRPVTSVLIPSVIHQQTVQEQPSPVCAVIGREILTVLEILRQQQNEMLGLLRSITIALGKNHPKQIEEFTAPLANESQFRQFDINLKADSDLQKRLIECFGFSGGMTVKETVWRIMQKQMTWQKK, translated from the exons ATGAGGGCTGCTGTAATTTCCAAAGAAGTACCAACTGTAGACTGGGATACATTTGCTGTCCGTGTATATACAAGTG agTCTTTCCAAGCTGCTAGAAGCAAGCTGCCAAGAGCAGAAATTGTGTCAGATCTACAGACAGCAGAAGAAGATAATGTACctgctgtaaaaaaaagaatcagaaG GATAAATAGAAGATTTCTCGAATCTGACAGTGAAAGTGAAGGTGAAAAGAAAGCTTATAAACCTCCTGCCAAAAGAGCCAGGCCTCACTTTGCAGAGGCACCACAGGTGACTCCACCAGACATGAATAGGCCTGTCACTTCAGTTTTAATACCTTCAGTCATTCACCAGCAAACCGTTCAGGAACAACCAAGCCCAGTATGTGCAG TAATCGGGAGGGAAATTTTAACTGTATTAGAGATTCTGCGACAACAACAAAATGAAATGCTAGGCCTACTTAGGTCCATCACAATTGCATTAGGAAAAAATCATCCAAAACAAATTGAGGAATTTACTGCTCCACTTGCAAACGAATCCCAGTTCAGACAATTTGACATTAACCTCAAGGCAGACTCTGATCTTCAGAAGAGACTA attgAGTGTTTTGGTTTTTCTGGAGGTATGACTGTGAAGGAAACTGTTTGGAGAattatgcaaaaacaaatgacctggcaaaaaaaataa